One window from the genome of Desulforamulus ruminis DSM 2154 encodes:
- a CDS encoding copper amine oxidase N-terminal domain-containing protein — MKKYLVFILVLLFSFSGVLPVGAETLSREKKILIDRFDLTLADLDNQINQTASGSLAFKVHHLEAGFLTKPQDQQMAKRINGAEIQLDYRMNVPANKMSFSYTLTVEGKEYRGNFYLDDTKVIIPRETFQSLQELVPTLELPETLPQYLYYDIKDPEMAQLWSFNQSQQRSLAMITELKGLYGFFVEAIPDQYIRSRNGEITLELNQEALEKTIHALLQKIKKDPETFAGVMAKVALSADPSKTEAEYKAEMLKGLETLSYPTPDEIGLFFNITGIQLESLVINVPENADGLSSTQLRLKLNAQPGGPAGLLTLQNERNRKDDRVQGTIDLGLQFEISDKTADFNLKNFYDYSKTATESTASMNLKVKDGQEASDLSLGVRSKAKAEPDIKVEIPVLTPENSADMDALKPQEIQEQKMSITGIFDREKSVRVALNGRTLYFDVQPFIKDKRTMVPVRNLAEALGCKVTAMGGDEVHIVKDNRYIIMYIGKEHYTVNGRSKTLDAPPLLRDGRTLVPIRFVAEELGCSIELVGEEVRITTN, encoded by the coding sequence TTGAAGAAATATTTGGTTTTTATTTTAGTTTTGTTGTTTTCCTTCAGCGGGGTTTTACCGGTTGGCGCGGAAACCCTTTCAAGGGAGAAAAAAATTTTAATCGACCGCTTTGACCTGACTCTGGCTGACCTGGATAACCAGATAAATCAGACGGCTTCCGGTTCCCTAGCCTTTAAAGTTCATCATTTGGAAGCCGGGTTCCTAACGAAACCCCAGGACCAACAGATGGCCAAGCGGATAAATGGCGCCGAAATTCAATTGGACTACCGGATGAATGTCCCGGCCAATAAAATGAGTTTCTCTTATACCCTTACGGTAGAAGGGAAGGAGTACCGGGGAAATTTCTATTTGGACGATACCAAGGTGATTATTCCCAGAGAGACCTTTCAATCCCTGCAGGAACTTGTGCCCACCCTTGAATTGCCGGAAACTTTGCCTCAATATCTTTATTACGACATAAAAGATCCTGAAATGGCCCAGTTATGGTCCTTCAATCAGTCCCAACAGCGGTCGCTGGCCATGATAACTGAATTAAAGGGGCTCTATGGCTTTTTTGTAGAGGCCATTCCCGATCAGTACATCCGCAGCCGCAACGGGGAGATTACTCTCGAACTGAATCAAGAGGCACTGGAAAAAACCATTCATGCGCTGCTGCAGAAAATAAAAAAGGACCCCGAGACCTTTGCCGGGGTTATGGCCAAAGTAGCCTTGTCTGCGGATCCATCTAAAACCGAGGCTGAGTACAAAGCTGAGATGTTGAAAGGGTTAGAGACTCTCAGTTACCCTACTCCGGATGAAATCGGTCTGTTTTTTAACATCACGGGAATACAACTGGAGTCTCTGGTCATAAATGTCCCGGAGAACGCCGATGGTTTAAGCTCCACCCAACTGAGGCTGAAATTAAATGCTCAACCGGGAGGTCCTGCCGGTTTATTGACCCTCCAGAATGAGCGAAACCGGAAAGACGACCGGGTGCAGGGGACGATTGATTTAGGTTTGCAATTTGAAATCAGCGATAAAACAGCGGATTTCAATCTTAAAAATTTTTATGATTATTCCAAAACCGCTACCGAATCTACCGCAAGCATGAACTTAAAGGTTAAAGACGGGCAGGAGGCATCGGACCTGAGCCTGGGAGTGAGGTCCAAAGCAAAGGCGGAGCCCGATATCAAAGTGGAAATCCCTGTTCTAACACCGGAAAACAGTGCCGATATGGATGCCTTAAAGCCCCAGGAGATCCAGGAGCAAAAAATGAGCATCACCGGCATCTTTGACCGGGAAAAGAGTGTTCGTGTGGCCTTAAACGGCAGAACGCTTTATTTTGATGTTCAGCCTTTCATCAAGGATAAGCGAACCATGGTGCCGGTCAGGAACCTGGCCGAGGCCCTGGGCTGCAAAGTCACGGCCATGGGTGGCGACGAAGTGCATATCGTAAAAGACAACCGGTACATTATCATGTATATTGGCAAAGAGCATTACAC
- a CDS encoding FAD-dependent oxidoreductase, producing the protein MNLASQKILIIGGVAAGPKTAARARRLNPEAQITILEKGKYISYAGCGMPYYLSGQIHEFDHLYSTAYGVKRDPEFFKAERGVDVLTGMEAVTINRADKKVLARNVDTGEEQIFEYDKLVLGIGSNPITPPIENLGLKGVYRLNHLTDAVRIKEAMEAGEANDVVIIGSGFIGMEALDSVFSPMRAVTVVEFKETLLPGILDADLGQLLYKNLYEQGLEGRFGEKVLRLEGEDGRVTKVITDKGEIDAEMVILAVGVRPNVKLAQEAGLAIGETGAISVNEYMQTSDADIYALGDCVENTHLLSGKKVFAPMATYANRQGRIVGDNVNGGKSTFKGVLGTGVLHCMGLNIARTGLGEKQARDLGYDVETALISTFDMTHYHPSSSKVIFKMIVDKKTGKILGAQGLGKGEIAKRIDVVATQLYYGGTLDDLLNLDLGYAPPFSTPIDPIIHCGNTLKNKLDGVAKTYTAQEVQEKLERGEDFVLLDVRTPQQFNMRNIQDQRVQQLTLGELREKLDQVPKDKEVVTVCVMGSRAYEAARILEGAGFKDVKFMEAGMEGWPFDMD; encoded by the coding sequence ATGAATTTGGCCAGTCAAAAAATTCTGATCATCGGGGGCGTGGCCGCCGGCCCTAAAACCGCTGCCAGAGCCCGCCGTTTGAATCCTGAAGCGCAGATTACCATTCTGGAAAAGGGAAAATACATATCCTACGCCGGCTGCGGTATGCCTTACTATCTATCGGGGCAAATTCACGAGTTTGATCATCTTTATTCCACCGCCTACGGTGTAAAGCGTGACCCGGAATTCTTTAAAGCAGAGCGGGGCGTGGATGTGCTGACCGGTATGGAGGCCGTCACCATTAACCGGGCGGACAAAAAAGTCCTGGCCCGCAATGTGGATACCGGGGAAGAGCAGATTTTTGAATACGATAAGCTGGTTCTGGGAATCGGCTCCAACCCCATTACCCCTCCCATTGAAAACCTGGGATTAAAGGGCGTCTACCGCTTGAACCACCTTACCGACGCGGTACGGATTAAAGAAGCCATGGAGGCCGGGGAGGCCAATGACGTGGTTATTATTGGCTCCGGCTTCATCGGTATGGAGGCGCTGGATTCGGTATTCAGCCCCATGCGTGCGGTGACCGTGGTGGAATTCAAAGAAACGCTGCTGCCCGGTATTTTGGATGCGGACCTGGGGCAACTGCTGTATAAAAATCTATACGAGCAGGGTCTGGAAGGACGTTTCGGCGAAAAGGTGCTGCGGCTGGAAGGGGAAGACGGCCGGGTTACCAAAGTGATTACCGATAAGGGCGAGATTGACGCGGAGATGGTGATTCTGGCCGTGGGGGTTCGTCCCAACGTAAAACTGGCCCAGGAGGCCGGCCTGGCCATTGGTGAAACCGGCGCCATCAGCGTCAATGAATATATGCAGACCAGTGATGCGGATATTTACGCTCTGGGCGACTGTGTGGAAAATACGCACCTGCTCAGCGGCAAAAAGGTGTTTGCTCCCATGGCCACCTACGCCAACCGCCAGGGCCGCATTGTGGGAGATAATGTTAACGGCGGCAAATCCACCTTTAAAGGGGTGCTGGGTACCGGCGTGCTCCACTGCATGGGTTTAAACATTGCCCGGACAGGCCTGGGAGAAAAGCAGGCCCGGGATCTGGGATACGATGTTGAAACCGCCCTGATTTCCACCTTTGACATGACCCATTACCATCCCAGCAGCAGCAAAGTGATCTTCAAAATGATTGTGGATAAAAAGACCGGGAAAATTCTGGGCGCCCAGGGGCTGGGCAAAGGGGAAATTGCCAAGCGCATTGATGTGGTGGCCACCCAGCTCTACTATGGCGGAACCCTGGATGACCTGCTGAACCTTGACCTGGGCTATGCGCCGCCTTTCTCCACTCCCATTGATCCCATTATCCACTGCGGCAATACCCTGAAAAATAAGCTGGACGGTGTGGCCAAAACCTACACGGCCCAAGAAGTTCAGGAAAAACTGGAACGGGGCGAGGATTTTGTGCTGTTGGATGTTCGGACGCCCCAGCAGTTTAACATGCGCAACATTCAGGACCAGCGGGTTCAACAGCTCACCCTGGGAGAACTGAGGGAAAAGCTGGATCAGGTGCCCAAAGACAAAGAAGTGGTGACGGTTTGCGTTATGGGCTCCCGGGCTTACGAGGCCGCCCGCATTCTGGAGGGCGCCGGATTTAAGGACGTTAAGTTTATGGAAGCCGGCATGGAAGGCTGGCCCTTTGATATGGATTAA
- the aroF gene encoding 3-deoxy-7-phosphoheptulonate synthase codes for MVVVMYPQAKEEQVAEVDSRLTAMGFRAQVIYGAKRTVVAAVGDRRAIESLGLEALPGVEKVVPIMKPFKLASREVSEENTVIKVRGVTIGADQVAVIAGPCAVESREQLMKAAQAARRAGARFLRGGAFKPRTSPYSFQGMEEEGLKLLAEVSEQTGLVTVSEVIDEDSLERATAYIDILQIGTRNMQNFRLLKAAGQSNKPILLKRGLSATIEEWLMAAEYIMSEGNQSVILCERGIRTFETYTRNTLDLSAIPLVKSLSHLPVVVDPSHATGKRELVLPMTLAAVAAGADGLLVEMHPNPAKALCDGPQSLNPEQFLQLMESARPVAQAIGKTL; via the coding sequence ATGGTTGTTGTAATGTACCCCCAGGCTAAAGAGGAACAGGTGGCGGAAGTGGATTCCCGCTTAACGGCCATGGGTTTTCGGGCTCAGGTTATTTACGGGGCCAAACGTACGGTGGTGGCCGCGGTGGGAGACCGCCGGGCTATCGAATCTCTGGGATTGGAAGCACTGCCGGGCGTGGAGAAAGTGGTTCCCATCATGAAGCCCTTTAAGCTGGCCAGCCGGGAAGTCAGCGAGGAAAATACCGTCATCAAGGTTCGGGGTGTTACCATTGGAGCCGATCAGGTGGCGGTAATCGCCGGACCTTGCGCCGTGGAGAGCCGGGAACAATTGATGAAAGCCGCTCAGGCGGCCCGCCGGGCAGGGGCCAGGTTTTTGCGGGGAGGGGCTTTTAAACCCCGTACGTCTCCCTACAGCTTCCAGGGCATGGAAGAAGAGGGCTTGAAACTGCTGGCCGAAGTATCGGAACAAACCGGTTTGGTTACCGTCAGTGAAGTCATTGATGAAGATAGTTTAGAGCGGGCCACCGCCTACATTGATATTTTACAAATCGGCACCCGGAACATGCAAAACTTCCGGCTGCTGAAAGCCGCAGGTCAATCCAACAAACCCATTTTGCTGAAAAGAGGCCTTTCAGCCACCATTGAGGAATGGCTGATGGCGGCAGAATATATTATGTCCGAAGGAAACCAGTCCGTTATATTATGTGAACGGGGCATTCGCACCTTTGAAACTTATACCCGCAATACTCTGGATTTAAGCGCCATACCGCTGGTGAAGTCCCTGAGCCACCTGCCGGTTGTGGTGGACCCCAGCCATGCCACCGGCAAGCGGGAACTGGTGCTGCCCATGACCCTGGCCGCTGTGGCTGCCGGAGCAGACGGACTTTTGGTGGAGATGCACCCAAACCCGGCCAAGGCCCTGTGCGACGGACCCCAGTCCCTTAATCCGGAACAATTCTTACAGTTAATGGAGTCTGCCCGTCCGGTGGCCCAAGCCATTGGAAAAACCCTTTAG
- a CDS encoding CD1247 N-terminal domain-containing protein yields the protein MDSLRSRVAYLQGLAEGMDISQSSKEGKLFHGILGVLQDFARTVEGLEEAQGQLEDYVETIDEDLYTLEEDLTECDCDEDQEDYVEVDCPGCGETVMFHSDILEDDDIIEVTCPNCDEVVFVNDDAYASGDEAELLENKRSQPNHDNHS from the coding sequence ATGGATAGTTTGCGATCAAGAGTGGCCTATCTCCAGGGATTGGCTGAGGGTATGGATATTTCCCAAAGCAGCAAAGAGGGAAAACTGTTCCACGGTATTCTTGGTGTGTTGCAGGATTTTGCCCGGACTGTTGAAGGCCTGGAAGAGGCTCAGGGACAGTTGGAAGATTATGTTGAAACCATCGACGAAGATCTTTACACCCTGGAAGAAGACCTTACGGAATGTGATTGTGATGAAGACCAGGAGGACTATGTGGAGGTTGACTGTCCCGGCTGTGGTGAAACGGTCATGTTCCACTCCGATATCCTGGAAGATGACGATATTATTGAAGTTACCTGCCCTAACTGTGATGAAGTTGTATTTGTCAATGACGACGCCTATGCCAGCGGGGATGAAGCCGAGCTGCTGGAGAACAAGCGCAGTCAGCCAAATCACGACAACCATTCATAG
- the efp gene encoding elongation factor P, whose protein sequence is MISTSDFKTGLTVEIDNNVYQIIDFQHVKPGKGAAFVRTKMRNMQNGAVIERTFNPNEKLNPARVERQEVQYLYSDGENYNVMNVETYDQFAVSKEELGDAIKWLKENMNLTILSFKGTIIGVDLPNVVELEVTETAPGIKGDTASGGGKPATLETGAVVNVPFFINVGDKLQIDTRTSNYVKRV, encoded by the coding sequence GTGATTTCTACAAGTGATTTTAAAACGGGTTTAACGGTTGAGATTGATAACAATGTTTATCAGATTATTGATTTCCAGCACGTTAAACCGGGCAAGGGCGCTGCCTTTGTACGCACCAAGATGAGAAACATGCAAAACGGAGCGGTGATTGAAAGGACCTTCAACCCCAACGAAAAACTGAACCCGGCCCGGGTTGAACGTCAGGAAGTGCAGTATCTGTACAGTGACGGGGAAAACTACAACGTCATGAACGTAGAAACCTACGACCAGTTTGCGGTGTCCAAAGAAGAATTGGGAGACGCCATAAAATGGCTCAAAGAAAATATGAACCTGACCATTCTTTCCTTTAAGGGAACCATTATCGGCGTGGATCTGCCCAATGTGGTGGAACTGGAAGTTACCGAAACCGCACCCGGTATTAAAGGAGATACGGCTTCCGGCGGCGGCAAGCCGGCAACCCTGGAAACCGGTGCTGTGGTCAATGTTCCCTTCTTTATTAATGTGGGCGATAAACTGCAAATCGACACCCGTACCAGCAACTATGTGAAACGGGTCTAA